The Rosa rugosa chromosome 1, drRosRugo1.1, whole genome shotgun sequence genomic sequence aatcaGAAGCTGGGGGAGATGCCGGGCACAGTCATAACTTGTGTTGATGatgtggagaaaaatggtgAGGCGAAAATCGACGAAGAAGATGTGCcactaaaaaagaagaagaacaagaacaaaaagCAGAAGCTGGGGGAGATGCCGGGCACAGTCATAACTTGTGTTGATAatgtggagaaaaatggtgAGGCGAAAATCGACGAAGAAGATGTGCcactaaaaaagaagaagaagaagaacaaaaagcAGAAGCTGGGGGAGATGCCGGGCACAGTCATAACTTGTGTTGATGatgtggagaaaaatggtgAGGCGAAAATCGACGAAGAAGATGTGCcactaaaaaagaagaagaacaagaacaaaaagCAGAAGCTGGGGGAGATGCCGGGCACAGTCATAACTTGTGTTGATAatgtggagaaaaatggtgAGGCGAAAATCGACGAAGAAGATGTGCcactaaaaaagaagaagaagaagaacaaaaagcAGAAGCTGGGGGAGATGCCGGGCACAGTCATAACTTGTGTTGATGatgtggagaaaaatggtgAGGCGAAAATCGACGAAGAAGATGTGCcactaaaaaagaagaagaagaagaacaaaaagcAGAAGCTGGGGGAGATGCCGGGCACAGTCATAACTTGTGTTGATGatgtggagaaaaatggtgAGGCGAGAGTCGATGGGCAGCTTCGAAAGGCAGGGCCAGTAGTAACAGAGGTGAAGGGGGCGGAGGGCACAGTCACAGCTTGTGTTAATGCTGAAGGGAAAATCAGTGAAGGGGGTGAAGTAGCTGAGCAAGTGACAATGCCGGGGCTAATACAGGCAGTTGGAGTAGTGGAGAATAAGAAGAGTaagaagaggaaaaggaaaGGGAACAAGGAGATGGAGAGCACAAGCATTGCTTGTGTTAATGCTGGAAAAAATGTAGAGCTGCTCCCTAATCCGTTGCCAAATGTGGAAGCAAAGCCCGGGGAGGTGACCCCAAATGCAGATGTGGAAGGGGAATGTAAgaaggggaaaagaaagaagaaggacaAAAGAAAAGGAGCTGAGGAGAAACCAATCAAACAACATGTTGAAGTGAGTGATCTAATTTATCTGCAATTTTGTTTATTAGTAAGTTGATTATAATTGCGAGTCTTATAAGCTAAGGATTGTCTAATGGGCGTATTCTGTGGAGTTCGCTTTGTTTAATCATGGAAAAGTAGGAGTGTGTTTAAATCAATTTCgagtttttcttcttgtttgagGAAGTTGATTAATTGGAAAGGTTTTGGGGACGGGGTAGTTGTCTAGTGATTAGTTAGTGATGTTTCTGTGTTGATGTGTTGCTTGCAGGTATGTGTGATATGTCGAGGAAAAGGGCATATCATCTCGACTTGCCCTCTGCTGAGTAATACGACCCAAAAAAGTAACAAGATATCTGGAAATAAGCTTTCTGAGTGCCCTCAGCCTCTTCAAGACGGTAATTCGTTCTTTTATTAATATCGTCAATTTATGTGCAGTTGGTTCGGGCTTTAGTTGCTTTGTGCCAATGATCATTGTTGTGTGATATCTCAATCCTAATAAGTTTGTCTGGTGATAACTTCTGAGTAATGCATCTTTTTGAAGTGCCCTTTTGTTCTATGCAACTACATGCATTTGAAGTTTACATGAACATGTAAGCCTGTAAGGGTACAATGCAGGAAACTGGTTGGATTAATGTGACAGGATTCTCAAATTTGGGGACAAGATTTTGGTTATTAACTCAAAGACAGTGCTAGTATATAGCCTCTTCCCCCTACaatctgttttgtttttatctgtCAAACTACATTGATGCCCTTGGGATATTGCAATGATGTTTATCATGTTTCTGACAAGTATCAGTACTCCCCCTGTCAAAATATGAATAGTTGTGTTTTTAAAGATAGGGTTCAAACTTTAGTGCAGGTTTGAGTCTTGTAGAATGGATCTATATGGAGAGATTAACTGTACAACAGATGCAGAAAACATTTTCCCCTTGCATATAAATAGAGGTTCTTATTGTTACTTTCACATATATGAGGTTGGTATAGTCAGTTTTTATATATTGAAAATTCAGATGTCGAGCAGGATATGGATAGACCAGAGTGCTAAATGCGTGATGATTTCAGATCTCCCTCAACTTCCTCATATTTCTAACATTTGTGATAATAGTTGCTTTCTGAACCAATCTGATTAAGACATGACAATAAGGATGGTGATAATATGGGTGCTTGCTTTATCTGATCCTTGGCATGGTACTAAGTTTTGTGCTTTCTAATTCTTAGAGGAAATGAAGAGTGGGGAAGCGGAGAAGTTGCTTGTCTGTCCTCCTGATGATACTTTGATGCAAGATAAGTCATCTGATCGTAAAGAAGGTGAGTCCATTGTGAAGAATGGCGAAGAGGAGAAGTTTATTGGCTGTCCTCCTGTGGATGCCTTGATGAAAGAAGAAACATCCGGGGGTAAAGAAGATGAGTCCACTGTGAAGAATGCCGAAGAAAGCAGTTGTACTCCTGAGGATATTTTCATGAAAGACGAGAAATCTGacgacaaagaagatgagactTTCGTTAAAGTTGATTCTGCTTCTCATCCAGAAGAAAGTTATGTTAAACCAATGATTGAACAGGGCCCTGAGGTAGTATATCCTGTTGCATGATGATTTTTGTAAGATGAATTTCTTGGCATTCCATTTTTGTTTATGATTGCAGCAGGCCAAAATATCTTTGCTTAATTTTGAAAGTTGAAACGTCCCCGAATCAACTCTCACCAGGAATTTTGTTAGAGTAGTTTATAGTTTATACATGACCAAAGACCATGAGTGTGGTTCTGAAATTGAAGACCATTCAAATTGAAATTCTATTTCaacgtgtttttttttctttttcttggtaAGCATGTCTTTGCGTGTTC encodes the following:
- the LOC133711269 gene encoding uncharacterized protein LOC133711269, with amino-acid sequence MGKKRKLGQREAAQSQVAEPIVISVDDAGKPLEPLKEIGLIQANVLSNPNEVAVNAAEHPGENPPVPEIEGKSEAVEPRKKKKKKKHKPIDTCVDVAGKPLEPLKEVGLMQANPAELPPTNPTIEAKSGAELSSNPVPEIEAKPAELPPLNTVTKDGVISEEQRMNPDPNVEAKTGTEEVTVKKKKKKKKQKLMESQSTVTTCVDNVEKNGEAKIDEEDVPLKMKKKKNKNQKLGEMPGTVITCVDDVEKNGEAKIDEEDVPLKKKKNKNKKQKLGEMPGTVITCVDNVEKNGEAKIDEEDVPLKKKKKKNKKQKLGEMPGTVITCVDDVEKNGEAKIDEEDVPLKKKKNKNKKQKLGEMPGTVITCVDNVEKNGEAKIDEEDVPLKKKKKKNKKQKLGEMPGTVITCVDDVEKNGEAKIDEEDVPLKKKKKKNKKQKLGEMPGTVITCVDDVEKNGEARVDGQLRKAGPVVTEVKGAEGTVTACVNAEGKISEGGEVAEQVTMPGLIQAVGVVENKKSKKRKRKGNKEMESTSIACVNAGKNVELLPNPLPNVEAKPGEVTPNADVEGECKKGKRKKKDKRKGAEEKPIKQHVEVCVICRGKGHIISTCPLLSNTTQKSNKISGNKLSECPQPLQDEEMKSGEAEKLLVCPPDDTLMQDKSSDRKEGESIVKNGEEEKFIGCPPVDALMKEETSGGKEDESTVKNAEESSCTPEDIFMKDEKSDDKEDETFVKVDSASHPEESYVKPMIEQGPEVVYPVA